A genomic window from Lotus japonicus ecotype B-129 chromosome 1, LjGifu_v1.2 includes:
- the LOC130740265 gene encoding uncharacterized protein LOC130740265, producing the protein MIQIDGTFLYGKYSGTLLIATTQDRNSNVLPLAFAIVEGETLGDWTWFLRLMRVHVTRKQGICLISDRHARILSAVGNPSNGWQPPNAYHVYCIRHVASNFNTRFHNTQQKNELINMGRRYDHKTTNLSEAVNKVFRGARNLPITALVKCTYCRLVEYFVQRGSAAAAQQVVDDIYCNKVMEAMTKNATIAQSHIVRTYSIDRSRFEVEEGFNQQNHRSGYTWRLNLDERTCECGRFQAFKYPCSHVIAPCANQSLDYLQYVDPVYTIQNIVDAYSGQWYPIGNDLNMPPRAGPRITRDPAKIRKKGRPWSTRIRNEMDLRETQSQPSRRSVSLQR; encoded by the exons ATGATACAAATTGATGGCACGTTCCTGTACGGAAAGTATAGTGGAACTTTGCTTATTGCCACGACACAGGACAGGAACAGTAATGTGTTGCCTTTAGCTTTTGCAATTGTGGAGGGAGAAACACTCGGTGATTGGACGTGGTTTCTTCGTCTGATGCGTGTGCATGTCACCAGGAAACAAGGGATATGTCTAATATCAGACAGACACGCCAGAATTCTCTCAGCAGTGGGGAATCCATCTAACGGGTGGCAGCCACCAAACGCTTATCATGTGTATTGCATTCGCCACGTTGCCAGCAATTTCAACACCAGGTTTCACAACACACAGCAGAAAAATGAACTGATAAATATGG GTCGTAGATACGACCACAAGACCACGAACTTATCTGAGGCGGTGAACAAAGTGTTCAGGGGTGCTAGAAACTTGCCTATCACTGCACTTGTTAAATGCACATATTGCAGGCTTGTGGAATATTTTGTGCAGCGAGGTTCTGCAGCAGCAGCACAACAAGTAGTCGACGACATATATTGTAACAAGGTCATGGAGGCCATGACAAAGAATGCGACGATTGCCCAGTCTCACATTGTGCGCACGTATAGCATAGATAGGTCCAGGTTCGAAGTAGAGGAGGGATTCAACCAGCAGAACCATCGCAGTGGTTATACGTGGCGACTGAACTTAGATGAAAGAACTTGCGAATGTGGACGCTTCCAGGCTTTCAAATATCCTTGTTCACATGTGATCGCGCCATGCGCCAACCAGAGTTTAGACTATCTTCAATATGTAGACCCTGTTTATACGATCCAGAACATTGTGGATGCGTATTCAGGGCAGTGGTACCCCATTGGGAATGATCTGAACATGCCGCCAAGAGCTGGGCCTAGAATTACTCGAGATCCTGCCAAAATACGAAAGAAGGGTCGTCCATGGTCTACCCGTATAAGAAATGAGATGGACTTGAGGGAGACTCAATCTCAGCCGAGTCGGAGATCGGTGTCACTACAAAGATAA
- the LOC130733915 gene encoding uncharacterized protein LOC130733915 — MSIEDTNIVAPSDVAVNLGDDYDYRLVNDNVDGEVIPSDDDHNEDERMQEGGDESDTDEEGDRHANPQPQMTPHPADQPVTPVNVNVETQGHPNTAPFWSASSHYTYINWDYPDEETDFYSETDVNGSWKIGDDLCKGLIFENKLAVQDALLHYCLRLNQTYKMSESKPGYFTAKCQKSVDGCPWRIRAHLSKKIGKWTISKWGWGVRIRA; from the exons ATGAGTATTGAAGATACCAATATCGTCGCTCCTTCGGATGTCGCAGTTAATTTGGGCGATGATTATGACTACCGCCTTGTCAATGATAATGTGGACGGTGAAGTCATTCCTTCAGACGATGACCACaatgaagatgaaagaatgcaagAAGGAGGTGACGAGTCTGACACAGACGAAGAGGGAGATCGACACGCTAATCCTCAGCCTCAGATGACACCTCATCCTGCTGATCAACCGGTGACACCAGTGAATGTCAATGTTGAAACCCAAG GCCACCCAAACACGGCCCCATTCTGGAGTGCTTCTTCACATTATACATATATTAACTGGGATTACCCAGATGAAGAAACTGATTTTTATTCTGAAACAGATGTGAATGGATCATGGAAGATTGGTGATGACTTATGTAAAGGtttgatttttgaaaacaaGCTTGCTGTACAGGATGCCCTGTTACACTATTGTCTTAGACTAAATCAAACTTATAAGATGAGCGAATCCAAGCCAGGCTACTTTACTGCAAAGTGTCAGAAATCCGTAGATGGCTGCCCGTGGAGGATAAGGGCACATCTATCCAAGAAAATTGGTAAATGGACCATATCCAAATGGGGGTGGGGGGTTCGCATACGTGCTTAA